In Streptomyces sp. NBC_01426, one genomic interval encodes:
- a CDS encoding DUF4235 domain-containing protein, which translates to MKAAALAYKPVGLALGAAGGMIAGAVFRQIWKLVEGEGDAPDATDEDRTWRQILIAAAIQGAIFAVVKAAVDRSGAVAARRFTGTWPG; encoded by the coding sequence ATGAAGGCGGCCGCCCTCGCCTACAAGCCGGTCGGGCTGGCCCTGGGCGCCGCCGGCGGCATGATCGCGGGCGCCGTGTTCCGACAGATCTGGAAGCTCGTCGAAGGCGAGGGAGACGCCCCCGACGCCACGGACGAGGACCGGACCTGGCGGCAGATCCTCATCGCCGCCGCCATCCAGGGTGCGATCTTCGCCGTGGTCAAGGCCGCGGTCGACCGCTCGGGCGCCGTGGCTGCCCGGCGTTTCACGGGCACTTGGCCGGGCTGA
- a CDS encoding STAS domain-containing protein, whose protein sequence is MADENVSDRLIGLLSVRGENLDAEWADKVTNSLGGRVSRAEVQRELQELYAALVAALGSGSLDGRGEAFGEVRALLTELSRTRARQGFSPTETAVGVFALKEALEPSLTGENNDVQAYLKFAALLDSLGLYTIEVYTRTREELISAQAEQLMELSTPVVKLWDGVIGVPLVGTLDSARTMVVMEKMLQALIDTGSEQAIIDITGVPAVDTEVAQHLLKTVVAARLMGAECTISGIRPQIAQTIVALGIDFGDIVTKATLADALRHALRRSGVSFSRTAPQAGGR, encoded by the coding sequence GTGGCTGATGAGAACGTTTCGGATCGTTTGATCGGCCTGTTGTCCGTCCGGGGTGAGAACCTCGACGCCGAGTGGGCGGACAAAGTAACCAATTCGCTGGGTGGGCGGGTGAGTCGCGCGGAGGTCCAGCGCGAACTCCAGGAGCTGTACGCCGCGCTGGTGGCCGCGCTGGGCAGCGGCAGTCTGGACGGGCGCGGCGAGGCCTTCGGTGAGGTCCGCGCCCTGCTCACGGAGTTGTCGCGGACCCGGGCCCGGCAGGGGTTCAGTCCCACCGAGACCGCCGTCGGCGTGTTCGCGCTCAAGGAAGCGCTGGAGCCGTCCCTGACCGGCGAGAACAACGACGTACAGGCGTACCTGAAGTTCGCCGCCCTCCTGGACTCCCTGGGCCTGTACACCATCGAGGTCTACACCCGGACCCGCGAGGAGCTGATCTCGGCGCAGGCCGAGCAGTTGATGGAGCTGTCCACGCCGGTGGTGAAGCTGTGGGACGGGGTCATCGGTGTTCCGCTGGTCGGCACCCTGGACTCGGCGCGCACCATGGTGGTGATGGAGAAGATGCTCCAGGCGCTGATCGACACCGGCTCCGAGCAGGCCATCATCGACATCACCGGTGTCCCGGCCGTGGACACCGAAGTGGCCCAGCACCTGCTGAAGACCGTCGTCGCGGCGCGTCTGATGGGTGCGGAATGCACCATATCCGGCATCCGTCCGCAGATCGCGCAGACGATCGTGGCCCTGGGCATCGACTTCGGTGACATCGTCACCAAGGCCACCCTCGCCGACGCCCTGCGGCACGCGCTGCGCCGCTCCGGCGTCTCCTTCTCGCGTACGGCGCCGCAGGCCGGTGGCCGGTGA
- a CDS encoding STAS domain-containing protein, which translates to MSEQVPVLRIGQVLLVSIQTDLDDQAVMLLQDDLAAAVVESGAHGVVIDITAVEIVDSFVGRMLSTIASISSLLDAQTVVVGMRPAVAITLVELGLSLGGVRTALTLDKGLRMLEQARAVAMGENTSVSPTGHGREGVAPDAAAGL; encoded by the coding sequence GTGAGCGAGCAGGTTCCGGTCCTGCGGATCGGACAAGTGCTGTTGGTGTCCATCCAGACCGATCTGGACGACCAGGCGGTGATGCTCCTTCAGGACGATCTCGCCGCCGCGGTGGTGGAGTCCGGCGCGCACGGGGTGGTCATCGACATCACCGCCGTGGAGATCGTCGACTCCTTCGTGGGTCGGATGCTCTCCACCATCGCGTCCATTTCCAGCCTGCTGGACGCGCAGACCGTCGTGGTCGGGATGCGTCCCGCGGTCGCCATCACGTTGGTGGAGCTCGGCCTTTCGCTCGGTGGCGTGCGCACCGCCCTGACCCTGGACAAGGGGCTGCGGATGCTGGAGCAGGCACGCGCGGTCGCGATGGGCGAGAACACGTCCGTCTCCCCGACCGGACACGGCCGTGAGGGCGTCGCGCCGGATGCTGCGGCCGGTCTGTGA
- a CDS encoding anti-sigma regulatory factor, which produces MNGPSHGPQVLEITANAGVVQARQLVRALAQECRLSLVEQTKLITAASELARNTLIYGGGGTMTAAVIDERGRRGVRLNFVDHGPGIPDVDLALTDGWTSGNGMGLGLSGSKRLVDDFVLDTEPGRGTTVTITKWAR; this is translated from the coding sequence GTGAACGGGCCTTCCCACGGCCCGCAGGTACTGGAGATCACCGCCAACGCCGGGGTGGTCCAGGCCCGTCAACTCGTCCGCGCCCTGGCGCAGGAATGCAGGCTCTCCCTGGTGGAGCAGACCAAGCTGATCACTGCCGCAAGTGAACTGGCCCGCAACACCCTCATCTACGGCGGCGGGGGCACCATGACCGCCGCCGTGATCGATGAACGGGGTCGGCGGGGAGTGCGACTGAACTTCGTGGACCACGGGCCCGGCATCCCCGACGTGGACCTGGCCCTGACCGACGGCTGGACCTCGGGCAACGGCATGGGCCTCGGCCTGTCCGGATCCAAGCGGCTGGTCGACGACTTCGTCCTGGACACCGAACCGGGGCGCGGCACCACGGTCACCATCACCAAGTGGGCCCGGTGA
- a CDS encoding ATP-binding protein, translated as MGPVTGVEGPRLLDCEDSAWFRDQPEAARGAAAALGRRIGLGEHRTAQLVLAVAELATNVTKYSSDGSMLLRVLRNEAVAGVEVVVVDGGPGMPDVAAALRDGVSTVGTLGIGLGAVQRLADRFDIHSVPGIGTVQLARFWPHPLHPSVTGEAVVGGITRPMGGEEVCGDAWAARVDTGERAARDTGVRDERAGRPSVSATALDWSAMTAARSTAPRPYGASHGSDRSARPAAGGRSALVHGAAAGPGRGLLVMSCDGLGHGPMAAIASQAAVQAFRSGTARTPEQVVEEVHRALRGTRGAAVAVARLEPDGRLLFCGIGNIGAAVVTADSRAGLLSHPGIVGNQMRQLRTYEHHMPAHGALIMHSDGLNERWKPGDVAPLLHHPPALIATGLLRHAGTRRDDASVVVAKGAW; from the coding sequence GTGGGCCCGGTGACGGGCGTCGAGGGGCCGCGGCTGCTCGACTGCGAGGACTCCGCCTGGTTCCGCGACCAGCCGGAGGCCGCCCGCGGCGCCGCGGCCGCCCTGGGCCGGCGGATCGGTCTGGGAGAACACCGCACCGCCCAACTGGTGCTGGCCGTCGCCGAACTGGCGACCAACGTCACCAAGTACTCGTCCGACGGCTCCATGTTGCTGCGCGTGCTGCGCAACGAGGCCGTGGCGGGGGTCGAGGTCGTGGTCGTCGACGGCGGCCCCGGCATGCCGGACGTCGCGGCGGCGCTGCGCGACGGGGTGTCGACCGTCGGCACCCTGGGCATCGGCCTGGGCGCCGTACAGCGCCTGGCGGACCGGTTCGACATCCACTCCGTGCCGGGAATCGGGACCGTGCAACTGGCCCGCTTCTGGCCGCACCCCCTGCACCCGTCGGTGACGGGCGAGGCCGTCGTGGGAGGAATCACCCGGCCCATGGGCGGCGAGGAGGTGTGCGGCGACGCCTGGGCCGCACGCGTCGACACCGGCGAGCGGGCCGCGCGGGACACCGGGGTACGGGACGAACGGGCCGGCCGGCCGAGTGTGTCCGCTACCGCGCTCGACTGGTCGGCGATGACCGCGGCCCGGAGTACGGCCCCGCGCCCGTACGGCGCCTCCCACGGGTCCGATCGATCGGCGCGGCCGGCGGCCGGGGGGCGTTCCGCCCTCGTCCACGGTGCCGCCGCGGGGCCTGGCCGGGGTTTGCTGGTGATGTCCTGCGACGGACTCGGGCACGGCCCGATGGCCGCGATCGCGTCGCAGGCTGCCGTCCAGGCCTTCCGTTCCGGGACGGCGCGCACTCCGGAGCAGGTCGTGGAAGAGGTGCACCGGGCCCTGCGCGGGACCCGTGGCGCCGCGGTCGCGGTCGCCCGTCTGGAGCCCGACGGCCGCTTGCTGTTCTGCGGGATCGGGAACATCGGCGCGGCGGTGGTCACCGCCGACTCCCGCGCCGGCCTGCTCTCCCACCCCGGGATCGTCGGCAACCAGATGCGCCAACTGCGCACGTACGAACACCACATGCCCGCCCACGGGGCCCTGATCATGCACTCCGACGGGCTCAACGAACGCTGGAAGCCCGGCGACGTCGCCCCCTTGCTGCACCATCCGCCGGCGTTGATCGCCACCGGCCTGTTGCGCCATGCCGGGACCCGCCGCGACGACGCCAGCGTGGTGGTCGCCAAGGGAGCCTGGTGA
- a CDS encoding PP2C family protein-serine/threonine phosphatase gives MNAPVPRTRGHAPALVTSVGTEKDVFDLRRRAKAIAHAVGLDNRDQVRLATALSELGRDLLRPAPMTATFDVLREPAALKASLRWRDDRVPGNESLAAVTRLLPQTRYEPAPDTADRPATAAVLARGGRIDIICPVPELAARTLEVAQLRALVEADAPASAIDDLQAQTRDLIAALEEAHAQRDELERLNEELTETNAGVMALYAELTVEHKDVVERFGQEHELALTLQRTFLPATLPDSPGVELAVRYLPAAATAEIGGDFYEAVDTPHGLLLAVGDVVGHSLQAAVVMGQLRHALRAYAAQGHPPHVLLRHLDHLLGLHQPGWTTSVCIVLIEPGNALMHVANAGHLPPLLLPPGGPPRYLREHGPLLGLGLPHPRAVSHRIEPNSVLLMVTDGLVETRDSDLYDRLRLLSSTAAAGPDEPEALCTRLLDVFAAEPDDDIIVFAARLRPPG, from the coding sequence GTGAACGCGCCCGTCCCCCGCACCCGCGGCCACGCTCCCGCGCTGGTCACCTCGGTCGGCACCGAGAAGGACGTCTTCGACCTGCGCCGCCGCGCGAAGGCCATCGCCCATGCCGTCGGTCTCGACAACCGTGACCAGGTGCGCCTGGCCACGGCGTTGAGCGAACTCGGTCGCGATCTCCTGCGTCCCGCCCCCATGACCGCGACGTTCGACGTGCTGCGGGAGCCGGCCGCGCTCAAGGCCTCCCTGCGGTGGCGCGACGACCGCGTGCCCGGCAACGAGTCGCTGGCGGCCGTCACCCGGCTGCTGCCCCAGACCCGCTACGAACCCGCCCCCGACACCGCCGACCGGCCCGCGACGGCGGCGGTGCTCGCCCGCGGTGGCCGGATCGACATCATCTGCCCGGTCCCCGAACTCGCCGCCAGAACCCTGGAGGTGGCGCAGCTCCGGGCCCTCGTGGAGGCGGACGCCCCCGCCAGCGCGATCGACGACCTCCAGGCACAGACCCGCGACCTGATCGCCGCGCTGGAGGAGGCCCACGCCCAACGTGACGAGCTGGAACGTCTCAACGAGGAACTCACCGAGACCAACGCCGGGGTCATGGCCCTGTACGCGGAGCTGACGGTCGAGCACAAGGACGTCGTCGAGCGGTTCGGGCAGGAACACGAACTCGCCCTGACCCTTCAACGGACCTTCCTGCCCGCCACCCTGCCCGACTCCCCCGGCGTGGAACTCGCCGTGCGCTACCTGCCCGCCGCCGCCACGGCCGAGATCGGCGGGGACTTCTACGAAGCCGTCGACACCCCTCACGGGCTGCTGCTCGCCGTGGGCGACGTCGTCGGCCACTCCCTTCAAGCAGCGGTGGTCATGGGCCAGTTGCGGCACGCGCTGCGCGCCTACGCCGCGCAGGGTCACCCGCCGCACGTCCTGTTGCGGCACCTCGACCACCTGCTGGGCCTGCACCAGCCCGGGTGGACCACCAGCGTGTGCATCGTGCTGATCGAACCGGGCAACGCCCTGATGCACGTCGCCAACGCCGGCCATCTGCCGCCGCTGCTCCTGCCCCCCGGCGGCCCCCCGCGCTATCTGCGCGAGCACGGCCCGCTCCTGGGCCTGGGGCTGCCGCACCCCCGTGCCGTCAGCCACCGCATCGAGCCGAACAGTGTGCTCCTGATGGTCACCGACGGGCTCGTCGAGACCCGTGACAGCGATCTCTACGACCGGCTGCGGCTTCTCAGCAGCACCGCCGCGGCCGGCCCCGACGAGCCCGAGGCCCTGTGCACGAGGCTGCTGGACGTGTTCGCGGCCGAACCCGACGACGACATCATCGTCTTCGCCGCCCGCCTCCGTCCTCCCGGGTAG
- a CDS encoding fatty acid desaturase family protein yields MNSHQTVRPPPAPGAPAPGETGSDFARLSRKIQAAGLMARRPGYYTLRIATVTGLYGLGWVAFVWIGDSWWTLSVAAFLAFVFGQVALLAHDVAHRQVFRLRKAGELSGRLAGNLGIGMGYGWWQDKHTRHHANPNHEDLDPDLDPDILVWTPDQARASKGLPRLLGRSQAFLFFPLLTLEGFNLHVSGLRSLADKSLRNRAWEGALLIGHIAAYLGALSLVLPPGKAIVFLLVHQCLFGVYLGSIFAPNHKGMPTLRGMDRPDFLRRQVLTSRDVRGGLFTDIVLGGLNYQIEHHLFPSMPSPHLRRAQAIVRSHCQELGVGYLETGLIESYRQTLASLHRAGAPIREARAA; encoded by the coding sequence ATGAATTCGCATCAGACGGTGCGTCCTCCGCCCGCGCCGGGGGCGCCCGCACCGGGAGAGACGGGGAGCGACTTCGCCCGGCTCTCCAGAAAGATCCAGGCCGCCGGACTGATGGCCCGACGACCCGGCTACTACACACTCCGCATCGCCACCGTGACCGGCCTCTACGGCTTGGGATGGGTGGCGTTCGTGTGGATCGGCGACAGCTGGTGGACACTCTCCGTCGCCGCCTTCCTCGCCTTCGTGTTCGGCCAGGTCGCCCTCCTGGCGCACGACGTCGCCCACCGGCAGGTCTTCCGCCTGCGCAAGGCCGGTGAACTGTCCGGGCGCCTCGCCGGGAACCTCGGTATCGGCATGGGGTACGGCTGGTGGCAGGACAAGCACACCCGGCACCACGCCAATCCGAACCACGAGGACCTCGACCCCGACCTCGATCCGGACATCCTCGTCTGGACACCGGACCAGGCCCGCGCATCGAAGGGACTGCCGCGGCTCCTGGGCCGCTCCCAGGCCTTCCTGTTCTTCCCGCTGCTCACGCTGGAAGGGTTCAACCTGCACGTGTCCGGCCTCCGGTCGCTCGCCGACAAGTCCCTCAGGAACCGGGCCTGGGAGGGCGCCCTCCTCATCGGCCACATCGCGGCCTATCTCGGCGCACTGTCCCTGGTGCTTCCGCCCGGCAAGGCGATCGTGTTCCTGCTCGTCCACCAGTGCCTCTTCGGCGTCTACCTCGGTTCCATCTTCGCCCCGAACCACAAGGGGATGCCGACCCTGCGGGGGATGGACCGGCCCGACTTCCTGCGCCGCCAGGTCCTGACCTCACGCGACGTACGCGGCGGCCTGTTCACCGACATCGTCCTCGGCGGCCTGAACTACCAGATCGAGCACCACCTCTTCCCGAGCATGCCCAGCCCGCACCTGCGCAGGGCCCAGGCCATCGTGCGCAGCCACTGCCAGGAACTCGGCGTCGGCTACCTGGAGACCGGCCTGATCGAGTCCTACCGGCAGACCCTGGCCAGTCTCCACCGCGCGGGCGCCCCGATCCGGGAGGCCCGCGCCGCCTGA
- a CDS encoding peptide ligase PGM1-related protein, which produces MSETGPFVVFANFLSDLAVDLGEGQVLTQWAQQAPRKAWLLRAGDVLVTPVPLSREFLRYVCDLTGVLPETVTVVEVPASGPVPLARAVREAGLAEHVRALAGDRGAALLPTALDGSAIAFARDLGLAVHPYPTVDAAAAALKTTMLLNTKAGFREAAEHLGMRLPAGRVCRRHETEGVARELLESHERVVVKPDRSAGGHGLRFVSRADLRGGAALELDTVGGPEGTWVVEECLDVVESVSIQLETTASGTHALFSGAMRTADGSFTGYLSPLPPSSAHSAEELEKWGTALGRHLADHGYAGPFGVDALVNADGEAYASESNIRRTATTTPHAMVTRLTAASPVTRPAWSVATGRTRRPLGFDGALDRLREHRLAFDPASGEGVVLYADAPPDGRSWRYAVIAGSVGDVAEREAALADALDFEGR; this is translated from the coding sequence ATGAGTGAGACGGGTCCGTTCGTCGTTTTCGCGAACTTCCTCTCGGATCTGGCGGTGGATCTCGGGGAGGGGCAGGTGCTCACGCAGTGGGCACAGCAGGCGCCGCGGAAGGCGTGGCTGCTGCGGGCCGGGGACGTACTGGTCACCCCGGTCCCCCTGAGTCGGGAGTTCCTGCGGTACGTGTGCGATCTGACGGGGGTGCTCCCGGAGACGGTCACGGTCGTCGAGGTGCCTGCGTCCGGCCCCGTGCCCCTGGCGCGGGCGGTGCGCGAGGCCGGGCTCGCCGAGCACGTCCGGGCGCTCGCCGGCGACCGCGGGGCGGCGCTGCTGCCGACGGCGCTCGACGGGTCGGCGATCGCGTTCGCCCGGGACCTCGGCCTCGCGGTGCACCCCTACCCGACGGTCGACGCCGCGGCGGCCGCACTGAAGACGACCATGCTGCTCAACACGAAGGCGGGCTTCCGCGAGGCGGCCGAGCACCTCGGGATGCGGCTGCCGGCGGGGCGGGTGTGCCGCCGCCACGAGACGGAGGGCGTGGCCCGCGAGCTCCTGGAGAGCCACGAACGTGTCGTGGTCAAGCCCGACCGGTCCGCGGGAGGCCACGGGCTGAGGTTCGTCTCCCGCGCGGACCTGCGGGGCGGGGCGGCCCTGGAGCTGGACACCGTCGGCGGCCCCGAGGGCACGTGGGTCGTGGAGGAGTGCCTCGACGTGGTCGAGTCGGTGAGCATCCAGCTGGAGACCACCGCATCCGGGACACACGCCCTGTTCAGCGGTGCGATGCGGACCGCCGACGGATCCTTCACGGGCTACCTCTCCCCGCTGCCGCCGTCCTCGGCGCACTCGGCCGAAGAGCTGGAGAAGTGGGGGACGGCCCTGGGCCGCCATCTGGCCGACCACGGCTACGCCGGACCGTTCGGAGTCGACGCCCTGGTGAACGCGGACGGGGAGGCGTACGCGAGCGAGAGCAACATCCGCCGTACGGCCACCACCACGCCGCACGCCATGGTCACCCGCCTGACGGCGGCATCGCCCGTCACCCGTCCGGCCTGGTCGGTGGCCACGGGGCGGACGCGGCGCCCCCTCGGCTTCGACGGAGCCCTCGACCGGCTGCGGGAACACCGACTCGCCTTCGATCCGGCGAGCGGCGAGGGCGTGGTCCTCTACGCGGACGCTCCGCCCGACGGCCGCTCCTGGCGGTACGCGGTGATCGCCGGGAGCGTCGGGGACGTGGCGGAACGGGAAGCCGCCCTGGCCGACGCCCTCGACTTCGAGGGCCGCTGA
- a CDS encoding winged helix-turn-helix domain-containing protein produces MTTALPAPSARRSPTPRLQLVGDRPPGTSVDGIGAGRVGYLVFLPADVDPAALMRSHGIRPEGRPLEPASPPAPESEPTPRHERVHTDGALRIDRARRLVEVDGRELDLTYLEFDLLTHLVTHPHTVHTRDALLSGIWGYGRIGDGRTVDVHIARLRGKLGPAHRDRISTVRRVGYRYVPVQR; encoded by the coding sequence ATGACCACCGCACTTCCCGCACCCTCCGCCCGCCGTTCCCCGACCCCCCGCCTCCAGCTGGTCGGCGACCGCCCGCCCGGCACCTCCGTCGACGGGATCGGCGCCGGCCGCGTCGGATACCTCGTGTTCCTGCCGGCGGACGTCGACCCGGCGGCGCTGATGAGATCACACGGCATCCGCCCGGAGGGCCGACCCCTCGAACCCGCGAGCCCCCCGGCTCCCGAGTCGGAACCGACGCCCCGTCACGAACGGGTTCACACCGACGGCGCCCTCCGGATCGACCGGGCGCGTCGACTGGTCGAGGTCGACGGGCGCGAACTGGACCTGACGTACCTGGAGTTCGACCTCCTGACCCACCTCGTGACCCACCCGCACACGGTGCACACGCGCGATGCCCTCCTCTCGGGCATCTGGGGCTACGGGCGCATCGGCGACGGCCGTACCGTCGACGTCCACATCGCCCGACTGCGCGGCAAGCTCGGCCCCGCCCACCGGGACCGCATCTCCACCGTGCGCCGCGTGGGCTACAGGTACGTGCCGGTCCAGCGGTAG
- a CDS encoding acyl-CoA dehydrogenase, whose product MTPSTLDRTTAAERRRVLLRTTRDVADDLAADAIARDHAGRPPTDEVARLREAGLLAALTPPTPERGSDWRTGCAVIRRIASADSSVGEVLARHYVHAWSGRFHASQHHADALEEESVRAQWLWSGAFRGIAPDDDTDGQDLTLRPRDNGHVLNGCRFVDTAAAVADQIVVDARCAVTGDVLTVLIPPGARGVTVEPAHDRLGQRVVGAGEIILDRVTIPPGQVLGRRPDDEETTAPFTALAEPALRLALCHVGLGIVEGALGEARDLSRGGRAHRLPGTDPDLFLTYGELASAAQTATAVVDRATEVMAQALDTGARLDDEEAAGVGALVATAETVTSKAALHITTRVLELADAPGLDRFWRNARVLTAHHPAAHRLRSIGEHYLNGSHRAVAATFH is encoded by the coding sequence ATGACGCCGAGCACCCTCGACCGCACAACCGCCGCCGAGCGGCGCCGCGTACTCCTGCGCACCACCCGCGACGTGGCGGACGACCTCGCCGCGGACGCCATCGCCCGCGACCATGCGGGCAGGCCGCCGACCGACGAGGTGGCCCGACTGCGCGAGGCCGGCCTGCTCGCGGCCCTCACCCCGCCGACGCCGGAGCGCGGGAGCGACTGGCGTACGGGATGCGCCGTCATCCGGAGGATCGCCTCGGCGGACAGCTCCGTCGGGGAGGTGCTCGCCCGTCACTACGTCCACGCGTGGAGCGGACGCTTCCACGCGAGTCAACACCACGCGGACGCCCTCGAAGAGGAGTCGGTGCGGGCGCAGTGGCTGTGGTCGGGCGCGTTCCGCGGCATCGCGCCCGACGACGACACCGACGGACAGGACCTCACACTGAGGCCGCGCGACAACGGCCACGTCCTGAACGGGTGCCGGTTCGTGGACACGGCGGCCGCCGTCGCCGACCAGATCGTGGTCGACGCCCGCTGCGCCGTGACCGGTGACGTCCTGACCGTGCTGATCCCGCCCGGCGCACGGGGCGTGACCGTCGAACCCGCCCACGACCGCCTCGGGCAGCGCGTCGTCGGCGCGGGCGAGATCATCCTCGACCGCGTCACCATCCCGCCCGGGCAGGTGCTGGGCCGCCGGCCGGACGACGAGGAGACGACCGCGCCCTTCACCGCGCTCGCCGAGCCGGCGCTCCGGCTCGCCCTGTGCCACGTCGGCCTGGGCATCGTCGAGGGCGCTCTCGGCGAGGCACGCGACCTCAGCAGGGGCGGCCGCGCGCACCGGCTCCCCGGCACGGACCCGGATCTCTTCCTGACGTACGGGGAACTCGCCTCCGCGGCCCAGACCGCCACCGCCGTGGTCGACCGGGCGACGGAGGTGATGGCGCAGGCCCTCGACACGGGCGCGCGACTCGACGACGAGGAGGCCGCAGGCGTCGGGGCCCTGGTCGCCACGGCCGAGACGGTGACCTCCAAGGCCGCCCTGCACATCACCACGCGGGTGCTGGAACTGGCGGACGCCCCCGGTCTGGACCGCTTCTGGCGCAACGCGCGCGTCCTGACCGCCCACCACCCTGCCGCGCACCGTCTGCGCTCCATCGGGGAGCACTACCTCAACGGTTCCCACCGCGCGGTGGCGGCGACCTTCCACTGA
- a CDS encoding RrF2 family transcriptional regulator has translation MRISARADYAVRAALQLAGSQDDGPLKAEAIAEAQDIPHKFLEGILNDMRRGGLVLSRRGGNGGYRLAKPAESISIADVIRVVDGPLVSVRGVRPPDLSYTGPAEALLPLWIALRANVREILDGVSLADVASSQLPADVSALAGTPEAWTNP, from the coding sequence ATGCGGATCTCAGCCAGGGCGGACTACGCGGTACGTGCCGCACTGCAGCTCGCCGGCTCACAGGACGACGGGCCACTGAAGGCCGAGGCGATCGCCGAAGCCCAGGACATCCCGCACAAATTCCTCGAAGGCATCCTGAACGACATGCGTCGGGGCGGCCTCGTGCTCAGCCGGCGCGGCGGCAACGGCGGATACCGCCTGGCCAAGCCGGCCGAGTCCATCAGCATCGCCGACGTCATCCGCGTCGTGGACGGCCCGCTCGTCTCGGTGCGCGGGGTCCGCCCGCCGGACCTGTCCTACACCGGACCGGCCGAGGCGCTCCTCCCCCTGTGGATCGCACTGCGGGCCAACGTGCGCGAGATCCTCGACGGTGTGTCGCTCGCGGACGTCGCATCGTCCCAACTGCCCGCCGACGTTTCCGCGCTGGCCGGCACCCCCGAGGCCTGGACCAATCCCTGA
- a CDS encoding putative leader peptide, protein MPPLTSRRHIDLVRTSSAICQPA, encoded by the coding sequence ATGCCGCCTCTGACCTCCCGTCGACACATCGACCTGGTCCGTACCTCCAGCGCCATCTGTCAGCCCGCCTGA
- a CDS encoding aliphatic sulfonate ABC transporter substrate-binding protein, translating into MSAARPLTALRAIAVTAALPLLLTACGYGSDAEKDKSADKPAPAGAEGKKLSAPEVRIGYFPNLTHATALVGIQEGLIAKELGATTIKPQTFNAGPSEIEALNGGSLDIGFIGPSPSINGYVKSKSTNLRIISGSASGGVKLVVNPDKIKTLDDLKGKKIATPQKGNTQDVAFLNWIGTKGWNVDPESGKGDVSVVRTDNKVTPDAYKQGSIDGAWVPEPTASKLVSEGAKVLLDETELWPDKKFVITNVIVSQKFLKEHPDVVEAVLTGTVKTNDWINANPDKAKASANAALKTLGGKALDPKVIDPAWPSILVTDDPLASTLKTESDWAVKAKLIQEPDLAGIYDLKILNKVLKAAGKPEVSDAGLGAK; encoded by the coding sequence GTGTCTGCTGCAAGACCGCTCACCGCCCTGCGTGCCATCGCCGTCACCGCCGCGCTTCCGCTGCTGCTCACCGCGTGCGGTTACGGCTCCGATGCCGAGAAGGACAAGTCCGCCGACAAGCCCGCACCCGCCGGCGCCGAGGGCAAGAAGCTCTCCGCCCCCGAGGTCCGCATCGGCTACTTCCCCAACCTGACCCACGCCACCGCCCTGGTCGGCATCCAGGAAGGCCTCATCGCCAAGGAACTCGGCGCCACCACCATCAAGCCGCAGACCTTCAACGCCGGCCCCTCCGAAATCGAGGCCCTCAACGGCGGCTCCCTCGACATCGGCTTCATCGGCCCCTCCCCCTCCATCAACGGCTACGTCAAGTCCAAGAGCACCAACCTGCGCATCATCTCCGGCTCCGCCTCCGGCGGCGTCAAGCTCGTCGTCAACCCCGACAAGATCAAAACCCTCGACGACCTCAAGGGCAAGAAGATCGCCACCCCCCAAAAGGGCAACACCCAGGACGTCGCCTTCCTCAACTGGATCGGCACCAAGGGCTGGAACGTCGACCCCGAATCCGGCAAGGGCGACGTCTCCGTCGTCCGCACCGACAACAAGGTCACCCCCGACGCCTACAAGCAGGGCTCCATCGACGGCGCCTGGGTCCCCGAACCCACCGCCTCCAAACTCGTCTCCGAAGGCGCCAAGGTCCTCCTCGACGAAACCGAACTCTGGCCCGACAAGAAGTTCGTCATCACCAACGTCATCGTGTCCCAGAAGTTCCTCAAGGAGCACCCCGACGTCGTCGAAGCCGTCCTGACCGGCACCGTCAAGACCAACGACTGGATCAACGCCAACCCCGACAAGGCCAAGGCCTCCGCCAACGCCGCCCTGAAAACCCTCGGCGGCAAGGCACTCGACCCCAAGGTCATCGACCCCGCCTGGCCCAGCATCCTCGTCACCGACGACCCCCTCGCGAGCACCCTCAAGACCGAATCCGACTGGGCCGTCAAGGCCAAGCTCATCCAGGAACCCGACCTCGCCGGCATCTACGACCTCAAGATCCTCAACAAGGTCCTCAAGGCCGCCGGCAAGCCCGAGGTCTCCGACGCCGGCCTCGGCGCCAAGTAA